The Clostridia bacterium genome includes the window TCCTTACCGCATCAACCTCCACAAATTCAGGGCGGCTTACATAATGATACCATGCAGAAGTCTTGCCTTCAGAAAGCAGCTTTTTGATCCTGCTGTCAATTAGATAGGGGTTTTCTGCATGTATTGCAATCAAAGCTCCGGTTTCTTTTGACCTTTCCAGTGTAGCTGCAATTACTCCGTCATCAACCATCATACCCTTATAAACCATATAAAGCTTAAAACTGGGAACGCCAAACTCAACAGATGCTTTGAATTCATCAAGAATTTTCTCAGTCAGGTCGGTAATTGCAACATGGAAGGCATAATCTATACAAGCCTGTGGTTCAACATATTTGAATCTGTCCTGAACTGCTTCCACAAGTCCCATGCCTTTTTCCTGAGTAGCAAAATCAAAAACCATCGTAGTACCTCCGCAGGCTGCAGCCCGGGTTCCAGCCTCGTAACTGTCTGCTGAAACAGTTGCCCCGACAGGCAACTCAAGATGTACATGGGCATCAATGGCACCCGGCAATACTAATTTGCCTGCCGCATCAATAACCAAATCACCTTCCAATTCCACGTCCTTAGAAATCATCACGATTTTTCCGTTTTTCACAGCAACATCGGCCTTATATGTCTCCGATGCAGTAACGATTGTCCCGTTTTTTATTATTAGATCCATACCTTCGCTCACAAAAATCACTTCCTTTTATCCGATTCTCTTCACAGCTACAATAATACACCAACAAAAACACGAGGTAAATATAGTAATAGAAAAATCTAAAGTACAGACTATTTATATAACCCTCCGTTTATTTAGCAAAATAGGAACAGTTTCTTTTCTAAGATGTTGCTATAATAAAATTACCGTACGGAGAAAGGTGAGGTGGTACATTGAATTATAGCAAAGATATCGAAAAGTGCATTCAATACATTGAAAGACATATTAAGGAAAATATAACTATCGGAGAACTTGCCGACGAGATTGGATATTCCATTTACCATTTTTGCAGGATATTCAGTTTGTGCACAGGAATGTCCATAATGGAATATATCCGCAGCAGAAGATTATCATTAGCGGCAACTGAACTATTCAATGGTAGAAAAATTATTGATATTGCTTTAGATTATGGATTTGAAACTCAAAGTGGTTTTACCAAAGCCTTTCGTCAAGTATTTAATTATAGCCCGACACAATATTCAGCAAGAATGGCTGGATATTGCGAGGCAAAAACAACATTTGAAATCGGAGGTTATATTATGAATCCTGTTATAGTAAAAAAACCTGCATTTAAGGTTGCAGGATATGGCATACAAACAAATATTGCTGGAAGCAATTATACCAAGGATATTGCATCTTTTTGGAGTAATTACGATGGTGAGAATTTAGAAACCAAAATGTACGAAGCTCTCAACCCTCCCAAACACGGAGAGGTTGGTTTATGTATTCCATCTTCTACCTATGGGAATGTCACTTATCTTCTTGGTGTAATTGTAGATGATTTCTCAAAGGTGAAAGGTGATATGCTGACAGTGGAAGTTCCCGAAGCAGAATACGCTGTTTTTACAACTCCACCAGTAGATTCTACAAACGACCTAGAGCAAAATGAGTTTGCCAAGGTTATCAAAAACACTTGGAAGTATATATTTGAAGATTGGTTTAAGGATAGTGGCTATGTTTATGATGAAAGTAAACTTGATTTCGAGTTTTACGATGAGCGTTGCCACCATAGAGCTGATACAGTTATGGAGATATATGTTCCTGTGAAAAAATCAATCGAATGATTGTTTCGAAAAATGTAGTAGGCAGCTTTTATATAACTTGAGATAAAAAATAGAAACAGATACTTACTATTCAAAAAAGTAAGTATCTGTTTTGTGTATCTAAATCATAATTATTTAACAACGCATTATATTTGTTTTATTCTGATTTCATTAATCCAATTCCATATCCAGATAACAATAATGAAACCGAATAAATCCAAAAATAAAGAATTTATTGGAGACCAATTATGATATTTAATATATCGGAAAAAGTGCATAATGAGTTCTAAGAGTAAAAACAAAAAACTTGAAAGCAGTATATAAGGAAATTGCAGCAACTTTCTTTGTGGATAATAATATGCCAAAACTACACCTCCAAAAAATGAACTTAGCCAATACAGCGTTGGCAACTCCCCAATTAAAGGGTTGGGATATTGATATGAAAATGCACCTACTGCTATTAGAGTAGAGTCAATTGCATATAGAACTGCCATAGTAATTAACCCTGCATACCAAAGCTGGCTCCATTTTTTATAAGGTTTTATCAAAAGGATCATTAATATTGAGCTTATGAAAAAAATAATCCAACCCATTTTATAATACACCCCCTAAAATAAGTTAACTTTGATAATAGTATAACCTTAATCCAGAAAGCATATTAAATTGAATTAAATTATTAAACCCGTAACATTAGCAGACAGTTAATCAAAAAGAAAAACTGCCCCGAAGGACAGTATATTTCAATATTTGGAGGAGATAAGGGGGATCGTCGTCTGCTGCGCTTTGCTTGCATACTGCTACG containing:
- a CDS encoding AraC family transcriptional regulator, whose translation is MNYSKDIEKCIQYIERHIKENITIGELADEIGYSIYHFCRIFSLCTGMSIMEYIRSRRLSLAATELFNGRKIIDIALDYGFETQSGFTKAFRQVFNYSPTQYSARMAGYCEAKTTFEIGGYIMNPVIVKKPAFKVAGYGIQTNIAGSNYTKDIASFWSNYDGENLETKMYEALNPPKHGEVGLCIPSSTYGNVTYLLGVIVDDFSKVKGDMLTVEVPEAEYAVFTTPPVDSTNDLEQNEFAKVIKNTWKYIFEDWFKDSGYVYDESKLDFEFYDERCHHRADTVMEIYVPVKKSIE